One genomic region from Halorussus rarus encodes:
- a CDS encoding zinc-dependent metalloprotease: MTLYRSVRAIADASGDGPIDWDAVGEAAKAATPPGSLDLSAAEREGYAADVRDARSRVREVSGADFDVPGTVEVQNRHHWIDANIDTFRRVMKPVEEHGPAVMPGVARTINTGTMSVMLSVLAKNVLGQYDPLLLAEADEHALYFVRPNIDRIAGELDVDYDRFRRWIAFHEVTHAAEFGAAPWLSDHLEERMESGIDALANGRLDREAFRELDAAMTAVEGYAELLMDGAFDDEYADLREKMEARRRGGDPLSRLVRRLLGLGLKRRQYERGKAFFDAVAVDRGIEGASAVWDRPENLPTDAELDDPQRWLARVSP, from the coding sequence GTGACTCTCTATCGCAGCGTCCGGGCCATCGCCGACGCCTCGGGCGACGGACCCATCGACTGGGACGCGGTCGGCGAGGCGGCGAAGGCCGCCACGCCGCCCGGGTCGCTCGACCTCTCCGCGGCCGAGCGCGAGGGGTACGCGGCCGACGTCCGCGACGCCCGGAGCCGAGTCCGCGAGGTGTCGGGGGCCGACTTCGACGTCCCCGGAACCGTCGAGGTGCAGAACCGCCACCACTGGATCGACGCCAACATCGACACCTTCCGGCGGGTGATGAAGCCCGTCGAGGAGCACGGGCCCGCGGTCATGCCGGGCGTCGCCCGGACCATCAACACCGGGACGATGTCGGTGATGCTCTCGGTGCTCGCCAAGAACGTCCTCGGGCAGTACGATCCGCTCCTGCTCGCCGAGGCCGACGAGCACGCCCTTTACTTCGTCCGGCCGAACATCGACCGCATCGCCGGCGAACTCGACGTGGACTACGACCGCTTCCGGCGCTGGATCGCGTTCCACGAGGTCACCCACGCCGCGGAGTTCGGCGCGGCCCCGTGGCTCTCGGACCACCTCGAAGAGCGGATGGAGTCGGGCATCGACGCGCTGGCGAACGGCCGACTCGACCGCGAGGCGTTCCGCGAACTCGACGCCGCGATGACCGCGGTCGAGGGGTACGCCGAACTCCTGATGGACGGCGCGTTCGACGACGAGTACGCCGACCTCCGCGAGAAGATGGAGGCCCGCCGTCGCGGCGGCGACCCCCTGTCCCGACTCGTCCGCCGCCTGCTGGGGCTCGGGCTGAAGCGCCGGCAGTACGAGCGCGGCAAGGCGTTCTTCGACGCGGTGGCCGTCGACCGCGGCATCGAGGGCGCGAGTGCGGTGTGGGACCGCCCGGAGAACCTGCCGACAGACGCCGAACTCGACGACCCCCAGCGGTGGCTGGCGCGCGTGAGTCCCTGA